The Methanobacterium lacus genome includes a region encoding these proteins:
- a CDS encoding 4Fe-4S dicluster domain-containing protein — protein sequence MITVNEELCKGCNICKEFCPHNVYEESKALNKKGINVPCPKNKEQCTQCGLCTLLCPDQAIKVDDEDED from the coding sequence ATGATAACAGTAAATGAAGAATTATGCAAGGGATGTAACATTTGTAAGGAGTTTTGTCCACATAATGTCTACGAAGAATCAAAAGCCCTTAACAAGAAGGGAATTAATGTTCCATGCCCTAAAAACAAGGAACAGTGTACTCAATGTGGATTATGTACTCTTTTATGTCCAGACCAAGCAATAAAAGTGGATGATGAGGATGAAGATTGA
- a CDS encoding 4Fe-4S dicluster domain-containing protein: protein MIMVEIALDHAKCKGKECGICAYICPTNVFAIKDSEVLVNSPQYCKLCYECLETCPTAALKIKKTEGNCV from the coding sequence ATGATCATGGTTGAAATTGCCTTGGATCATGCTAAATGTAAAGGAAAGGAATGTGGGATATGTGCATATATTTGCCCCACAAATGTTTTCGCAATCAAAGACAGTGAAGTTTTGGTAAACTCTCCCCAATACTGTAAATTGTGCTATGAATGTTTAGAGACATGCCCAACAGCAGCATTAAAAATCAAAAAAACAGAAGGAAACTGTGTTTAA
- a CDS encoding NifB/NifX family molybdenum-iron cluster-binding protein, which produces MKIAVASSNGKIIDLHFGDADRFIIFELKDGEGEFSEIREKNGMNIDNHQERWLASLDLVEDCKAVLCSKIGKEPSIELMKLGIKPIKLDCNVREAVKSCAEHLVC; this is translated from the coding sequence ATGAAAATAGCGGTGGCATCATCCAACGGAAAAATTATCGATCTGCATTTTGGAGATGCAGATCGATTCATAATCTTTGAATTAAAAGACGGTGAAGGAGAATTCAGTGAAATAAGAGAAAAAAATGGCATGAATATTGATAATCATCAAGAAAGATGGTTGGCTTCTTTAGATCTTGTTGAAGATTGCAAGGCAGTTCTTTGCAGTAAAATAGGTAAAGAACCGTCTATTGAACTGATGAAACTCGGAATCAAACCAATTAAATTGGATTGTAATGTTAGGGAAGCAGTCAAATCTTGTGCTGAACATCTGGTGTGCTGA
- a CDS encoding nitrogenase component 1, with protein MEHDKKFSVVNPSKMCQPMGAVQALLGVNDTMPIIHGSQGCSTYIRFQLTRHFREPIEVASTSMSEKTVIYGGEFNLMKALKNVSEKQSPKLIAVTSSCLTETIGEDMEGIIEKFKDANFDKNLPIIVPISTPSYVESHVEGYNRTIKALVENLAEPSTPNGKINIINGILSPADVKNVKQLLNDLHCPNIMLTDTSENLDAPLSEEALGLYKDGTTIEEIQDTANSLGTISISKHADSAAKFLEQKYGVRSVSGPLPLGIENTDQFVNNVCELTGLEVPESVKKDRGRLLDAMVDAHSYNYHRKVAIFGDPDFVSGMTRFTSEMGMTPTVVCTGAKSNKFSEDIDLIATQKGIDPVVLAGNDLYDMHREIKDVGADILLGNSYGASIAEEEKIPLFRVGFPIFDRMGAQRISTLGYNGGTEFVDRLTNTLLDFYYDEAGYELEKSEEIADEELFAEGELI; from the coding sequence ATGGAACATGATAAAAAATTTTCAGTTGTCAACCCATCAAAAATGTGCCAGCCAATGGGAGCTGTACAGGCACTTCTGGGTGTAAACGACACCATGCCAATAATCCATGGATCACAGGGTTGCAGTACCTACATAAGATTCCAGTTAACAAGACATTTCAGAGAACCTATAGAAGTTGCCTCCACGTCCATGAGTGAAAAAACAGTCATTTACGGTGGAGAATTTAATTTAATGAAGGCTTTAAAAAATGTATCCGAAAAACAAAGCCCTAAACTGATAGCAGTCACATCCAGCTGTCTTACAGAAACAATTGGGGAAGATATGGAGGGTATCATAGAAAAATTTAAGGATGCAAATTTTGACAAAAATCTGCCAATAATTGTCCCAATTTCCACTCCAAGCTATGTTGAATCACATGTTGAGGGTTACAACAGAACCATCAAGGCATTGGTCGAGAATCTAGCTGAACCTTCCACACCCAACGGTAAAATAAACATAATCAATGGAATATTATCGCCTGCAGACGTTAAAAATGTTAAACAGTTATTAAACGATTTGCACTGTCCAAACATCATGCTAACAGATACATCTGAAAACCTTGATGCTCCACTTTCTGAAGAAGCATTGGGTTTGTACAAGGATGGTACCACCATTGAAGAAATTCAAGATACAGCCAATTCATTGGGAACCATTTCAATATCCAAACACGCAGATTCAGCAGCCAAATTCTTAGAACAGAAATATGGTGTAAGATCTGTTTCAGGACCGCTCCCACTGGGAATAGAAAATACAGATCAATTCGTAAATAATGTATGTGAACTCACCGGTCTTGAAGTACCAGAATCTGTTAAAAAAGATCGTGGTAGACTACTAGATGCCATGGTAGATGCCCATTCCTACAATTACCACAGAAAGGTTGCAATATTTGGAGATCCAGATTTTGTCTCGGGAATGACACGTTTCACAAGCGAAATGGGAATGACACCCACAGTGGTGTGTACAGGGGCTAAAAGCAACAAATTTAGCGAAGACATAGATTTAATTGCAACTCAAAAGGGAATAGATCCAGTGGTACTTGCAGGAAACGATCTGTATGATATGCATCGAGAAATCAAGGATGTTGGAGCAGACATTTTATTGGGTAACTCATATGGAGCAAGTATAGCCGAAGAAGAGAAAATACCTTTGTTCAGAGTAGGATTCCCAATATTTGATAGAATGGGTGCTCAAAGAATATCCACATTGGGTTACAATGGTGGAACTGAATTTGTGGACAGACTCACCAATACACTACTGGATTTCTACTACGATGAGGCAGGATATGAGCTAGAAAAGTCTGAAGAAATAGCTGATGAAGAACTGTTTGCAGAGGGAGAATTAATATGA
- the nifE gene encoding nitrogenase iron-molybdenum cofactor biosynthesis protein NifE: MEPVIETFESRKSHMCVKGDGISIPVCDKASLPGTVTQRTCVYGGARIVLMPITDSIHLVHGPIGCAACTWDIRGSKSSREDLYKKGCSTDLQETDIVFGGEKKLFETVIELNKLYHPGAIFVYATCVAGIIGDDIKAVCKKAEEITGCRVIPVQSEGYQNHNKTKGHWIGGDALLDYVIGTKEPEKTTPFDINIVGEFNVAGDLWGIKPLIEAMGINIISTLTGDSHVDEIAQAHRAKLNIVQCQKSSNYVAKKMEERYGIPFIKVNFFGLEQTVNSLRDIADFFGDPEMIERTEEIIANGLKEVEHKTDEYKKRLKGKTVALYVGGNKAWSLVRAFEELGMDVMMSGTKNGIKEDYERIKETVKDGTIIVDDANSTELARLLKKYKPNLLISGAKEKYISLKLGIPFCDFNHDRISAFAGFRGFVSFAKEVDASVSSPVFNLSSELGGGLNGT; the protein is encoded by the coding sequence ATGGAACCAGTTATCGAAACATTTGAATCCCGTAAATCGCACATGTGTGTGAAAGGAGATGGAATATCGATCCCTGTTTGTGATAAGGCAAGCTTACCCGGCACCGTAACTCAAAGAACTTGTGTATATGGTGGTGCTAGGATAGTGCTCATGCCAATTACAGATTCGATACATCTTGTGCATGGACCTATAGGATGTGCTGCTTGTACTTGGGACATCAGGGGAAGTAAATCTTCAAGGGAAGATCTTTACAAAAAAGGTTGTTCAACAGACCTTCAAGAAACAGACATCGTGTTTGGAGGAGAAAAAAAGTTATTTGAAACCGTCATAGAACTTAACAAATTATACCATCCTGGGGCCATATTCGTGTACGCCACATGTGTTGCAGGTATAATTGGGGATGATATTAAGGCAGTTTGTAAAAAAGCTGAAGAAATTACAGGATGCCGAGTTATACCAGTTCAATCAGAAGGTTATCAAAATCACAATAAAACCAAGGGCCACTGGATTGGTGGTGATGCCCTTTTGGATTATGTCATAGGTACAAAGGAGCCTGAAAAAACCACACCTTTTGACATAAACATTGTTGGAGAATTCAATGTTGCAGGTGATCTGTGGGGAATCAAACCTTTGATCGAAGCAATGGGAATCAACATCATAAGCACCCTCACAGGAGATTCTCATGTTGATGAAATTGCCCAGGCACACCGAGCTAAACTGAATATTGTGCAGTGTCAAAAATCTTCCAACTACGTTGCAAAGAAAATGGAAGAAAGGTACGGAATACCATTCATCAAGGTCAACTTCTTTGGCCTGGAACAGACAGTAAATTCCCTGAGGGATATAGCTGACTTCTTTGGAGATCCTGAAATGATCGAACGAACTGAAGAGATCATAGCTAATGGATTGAAAGAAGTTGAACATAAAACCGATGAATATAAAAAGAGGCTCAAAGGAAAAACAGTTGCTTTATACGTCGGTGGAAACAAAGCATGGTCTCTTGTCAGGGCATTTGAAGAACTGGGCATGGATGTCATGATGTCCGGAACAAAAAATGGAATCAAAGAAGATTACGAGAGAATTAAAGAAACAGTAAAGGATGGAACCATCATAGTGGACGATGCCAATTCAACTGAACTTGCAAGACTCTTAAAGAAGTACAAACCAAATCTTCTCATATCTGGGGCCAAAGAGAAATATATCTCACTTAAACTTGGCATACCATTTTGCGACTTTAACCACGATAGAATATCTGCATTTGCGGGATTCAGAGGCTTTGTAAGTTTTGCAAAGGAAGTTGATGCTTCTGTTTCAAGTCCTGTGTTTAATTTAAGTTCAGAATTGGGAGGTGGACTAAATGGAACATGA
- a CDS encoding nitrogenase component 1, producing MSCVNVIEKDRNVIINPLKTCQPLGAMFAVTGINKGFPIVHGSQGCSAFVRYGFARHFREPSEIAVTALHEDAAVFGGRTNLVSGIENLALRFDPDVIGIITTCSSEIIGDDVYGFADTARGNLKEKLGEAADKIEIIPINTPSFVESHYKGYDNAINALVNHLARKDEPNEKVNIIPGIINPGDIRELKHMLASMDTDGIFLTDISDPFDAPLRPSKTKEIPYYPKGGTTIDELRDSANSLGTVSICKYAGSGATSLEREHKVPSAIETPPIGIQNTDQFVRNVSKFTGNSVSEELLDERGMLVDSMADNAARYLYGRKVAIYGDPDLTTGMARFVGELGMEPTMVCTGVKYPDFNPDMEKISKESGSDIDVLYGQDLRAVEVYLKENPVDLLIGNSDGRLIALDLDIPLIRMGFPVYDRVGYQRQSVLGYRGGLYLMDLITNTVLEKYYEPTHWKLQQ from the coding sequence ATGAGTTGTGTGAATGTTATTGAAAAGGATAGGAATGTAATTATAAATCCTCTCAAAACTTGCCAGCCACTCGGAGCCATGTTCGCAGTTACTGGCATTAACAAAGGATTTCCAATAGTTCATGGTTCCCAAGGATGTTCTGCATTTGTAAGATATGGATTTGCAAGACATTTCAGAGAACCATCAGAAATAGCTGTTACAGCTTTACACGAAGATGCAGCAGTGTTTGGAGGAAGAACAAATTTGGTGTCAGGTATTGAAAACCTTGCCTTGAGGTTCGATCCTGATGTGATAGGGATAATCACCACATGTTCAAGTGAGATCATAGGTGACGATGTTTATGGATTTGCAGACACAGCCCGTGGAAATTTGAAGGAAAAGCTTGGGGAAGCTGCAGACAAGATCGAAATCATACCAATAAACACACCAAGTTTTGTTGAGAGTCATTACAAGGGATACGACAATGCAATCAATGCACTGGTAAATCACCTAGCACGTAAGGATGAACCCAACGAGAAAGTGAACATAATTCCAGGAATAATAAATCCTGGGGATATCCGGGAGTTAAAACATATGTTGGCTTCAATGGATACCGATGGAATATTCCTCACCGATATTTCAGATCCATTCGATGCACCACTTAGACCTTCAAAGACCAAAGAAATTCCGTACTATCCAAAGGGCGGAACAACAATAGATGAACTAAGGGACAGTGCCAACAGTTTAGGAACAGTTTCAATCTGTAAGTATGCAGGTTCGGGAGCAACATCCCTTGAACGGGAGCACAAAGTACCATCAGCAATTGAAACACCGCCAATCGGTATACAAAACACAGATCAATTCGTGAGAAACGTCTCGAAATTCACAGGAAATTCAGTTTCAGAAGAACTTCTAGATGAACGTGGAATGCTCGTAGATTCAATGGCAGACAATGCAGCAAGATACCTGTATGGCCGTAAAGTTGCAATTTACGGAGATCCAGATCTAACAACTGGAATGGCCAGATTTGTTGGTGAACTTGGAATGGAACCAACCATGGTATGTACAGGTGTTAAATATCCTGATTTCAACCCTGACATGGAGAAAATTTCCAAGGAATCAGGATCAGATATTGATGTGTTGTATGGTCAGGATCTGCGTGCAGTTGAAGTGTACCTGAAGGAAAACCCTGTGGATCTATTGATAGGAAACTCTGATGGAAGGTTAATAGCATTAGATCTTGACATTCCACTCATCAGAATGGGATTCCCTGTCTACGATCGTGTTGGCTACCAGAGACAATCAGTATTAGGTTACAGGGGAGGCCTGTACCTGATGGATCTAATTACCAACACAGTCTTGGAGAAGTACTACGAACCTACCCACTGGAAGCTACAACAGTAA
- a CDS encoding nitrogenase subunit alpha, producing MPYKLLEVDKKIPQRKNHVYVKHCSDPDDEIPDCNTKTVPGSMSERGCAFAGVKGVITGAIKDVIHVVHSPIGCTSYGYGTKRYPTTPDMPNGEKFPIENFNLKYILGTDLQESDVVFGGMKKLKKSIIEAHKEFPEATAIYTYSTCTTGLIGDDLDAVAKEASEELGIQVVAFNAPGFCGPSQSKGHHVGNLTLFENLVGTKEPLETTPYDVNLIGEYNIDGDLWIIKEYLEEMGINLLSKFTGDCSHDEICWMHRAKLSLVRCQRSATYIADLIEEKYGVPYIKVDFFSTKYCAENLRTIGKYFGLEEEAEKVIESRMEKVAPEIEFYKSKLQGKRVFIFSGGPKSYHLSKPLEEELGMETVAVASQFEHKDGYEKMKSRVKEGTLIVDDPNSLEFEEIIQVYKPDLILAGVKEKYLAHKLGVPCLLIHSYENGPYMGFEGFVNLAKDMYRNIYSPVWNMLEFEEEPAVGENTEVQEDSSEKQENKPENTGELA from the coding sequence ATGCCTTACAAACTTTTAGAAGTGGATAAAAAGATCCCTCAAAGAAAAAATCATGTCTATGTAAAGCATTGCTCAGACCCAGATGACGAAATTCCAGATTGCAACACTAAAACAGTGCCTGGATCAATGTCAGAAAGGGGATGTGCATTTGCAGGAGTGAAAGGAGTTATCACCGGAGCCATAAAAGATGTTATACACGTGGTTCATTCACCAATAGGTTGTACAAGCTACGGATACGGTACCAAAAGATACCCAACAACACCAGACATGCCCAATGGAGAGAAGTTTCCAATAGAAAACTTCAACCTCAAGTACATACTGGGTACAGATCTTCAAGAATCTGATGTGGTTTTTGGAGGAATGAAGAAGTTAAAAAAATCAATAATTGAAGCTCATAAAGAATTTCCAGAAGCAACTGCAATTTACACCTACTCAACATGTACAACCGGATTAATTGGAGATGATCTGGATGCAGTAGCTAAGGAAGCATCAGAAGAACTTGGAATTCAGGTAGTTGCATTCAATGCACCAGGATTCTGTGGACCCAGCCAATCAAAGGGACATCACGTAGGAAACTTGACTTTGTTCGAGAACCTTGTAGGTACCAAGGAGCCACTCGAAACAACACCCTATGATGTGAATCTCATAGGCGAATACAACATCGATGGAGACCTTTGGATAATTAAAGAGTATCTAGAGGAAATGGGAATCAACCTGCTGAGCAAATTCACTGGAGACTGTAGTCACGATGAAATATGCTGGATGCACAGGGCAAAATTAAGCCTGGTTAGGTGCCAGAGGTCCGCTACCTACATTGCAGATCTCATAGAAGAGAAGTACGGTGTTCCATACATCAAGGTTGACTTTTTCAGTACCAAGTACTGTGCAGAAAACCTTAGAACAATAGGCAAATATTTCGGGCTTGAAGAAGAGGCAGAAAAGGTAATTGAATCCCGAATGGAAAAGGTTGCCCCTGAAATTGAATTTTACAAGTCTAAATTACAAGGAAAAAGAGTATTTATATTCTCTGGAGGTCCAAAGAGTTATCACTTGTCAAAACCACTTGAAGAAGAACTGGGAATGGAAACTGTTGCTGTAGCATCTCAATTTGAACATAAAGATGGATATGAAAAGATGAAAAGCCGTGTTAAGGAAGGCACACTCATAGTGGACGATCCAAACTCTTTAGAATTTGAAGAGATTATCCAGGTGTACAAACCAGATCTAATACTGGCCGGTGTAAAAGAGAAATATTTGGCTCATAAATTAGGAGTACCATGTTTATTGATCCATTCATATGAGAACGGACCTTACATGGGCTTTGAAGGATTTGTAAATCTTGCCAAGGATATGTACAGGAATATTTACAGTCCAGTATGGAATATGTTGGAGTTTGAAGAAGAACCCGCAGTTGGGGAAAACACAGAAGTCCAGGAAGATTCATCTGAAAAACAGGAAAACAAACCAGAAAATACAGGGGAGTTGGCATAA
- a CDS encoding P-II family nitrogen regulator, translating into MKEITAIIRPKKVTRTKEVLDSLGFPAMNASRVMGRGKQRAILDEVNFEIDDPALLEMEGAMKYIPKRMISLVVPDEEVALVVQAIIKVNHTGQIGDGKVFVSPIEEAFRVRTSEQGDNAIT; encoded by the coding sequence ATGAAAGAAATTACCGCTATTATACGCCCAAAAAAGGTGACAAGGACTAAAGAAGTCTTAGATTCATTAGGATTTCCTGCAATGAATGCATCAAGAGTAATGGGAAGGGGAAAACAAAGGGCGATCCTTGATGAGGTTAACTTTGAAATTGATGATCCTGCTCTGCTTGAAATGGAGGGTGCCATGAAGTACATACCAAAGAGAATGATTTCATTGGTTGTACCAGACGAAGAAGTGGCGTTGGTTGTTCAGGCCATTATTAAAGTAAACCACACAGGACAAATAGGTGATGGCAAGGTGTTTGTAAGCCCTATTGAAGAGGCGTTCAGGGTTAGAACATCTGAACAGGGCGATAATGCGATTACTTAA
- a CDS encoding P-II family nitrogen regulator gives MKMIRAIIRPERVENVVDALDKAGFVAMTKMEVIGRGKQKGIQLENIYYDEIPKTMLMLVVEDEKADKIVEIVTDTSYTGNFGDGKIFVSPVDEAYTVRTRSSSL, from the coding sequence ATGAAAATGATCAGAGCAATTATAAGACCTGAAAGGGTTGAAAACGTCGTTGACGCACTTGATAAGGCTGGATTTGTAGCCATGACTAAAATGGAAGTTATTGGCCGTGGAAAACAAAAGGGTATACAGCTTGAAAATATTTACTACGATGAAATACCCAAAACAATGCTGATGTTGGTGGTAGAGGATGAAAAAGCCGATAAAATCGTAGAAATAGTCACAGACACATCTTACACAGGAAACTTTGGAGATGGAAAGATATTCGTAAGCCCTGTTGATGAAGCTTACACTGTAAGAACAAGAAGCAGCAGTTTATAG
- the larB gene encoding nickel pincer cofactor biosynthesis protein LarB: MKDILQKLKNGEISVESAEKMLRNDHIVELEDFAKMDIHRELRTGIPEAVFAEGKDDAELLKIIKSSSNNGIIVTRLTNKRYQQMEEGINQVLTPNMAIEYNQKARILVIRTQEVKKIGKIGLITAGTSDIPVAEETRIVAEESGCEVLKSYDVGVAGIHRLFSQIRLMLDADVEVIVVVAGMEGALPSVVAGLVDVPVVGVPTSVGYGVGEGGFTALYAMLQSCAPGIAVVNIDNGFGAAIFASKIIKSRKRS; the protein is encoded by the coding sequence ATGAAGGATATACTTCAAAAACTTAAAAATGGTGAAATTTCAGTTGAATCAGCTGAAAAAATGCTCAGAAACGATCATATAGTTGAATTAGAAGATTTTGCAAAGATGGACATCCACAGAGAACTGAGAACTGGGATTCCTGAAGCAGTGTTTGCCGAGGGTAAAGACGATGCAGAATTACTCAAAATAATTAAAAGCAGCTCCAACAACGGAATCATCGTCACCAGACTCACTAATAAGCGTTACCAACAGATGGAAGAAGGAATCAACCAAGTTCTGACCCCAAATATGGCCATTGAATACAACCAAAAGGCAAGAATTTTGGTTATCAGAACACAAGAAGTAAAAAAAATTGGTAAAATCGGCTTAATAACAGCAGGAACTTCAGATATACCTGTAGCAGAAGAAACAAGAATAGTTGCAGAAGAATCTGGATGTGAAGTTTTGAAATCCTACGATGTGGGTGTTGCAGGAATTCACAGACTATTTAGCCAAATAAGGTTAATGCTTGATGCTGACGTGGAAGTGATCGTTGTTGTTGCAGGAATGGAAGGTGCTTTACCATCCGTTGTTGCGGGACTGGTTGATGTGCCAGTGGTCGGAGTACCAACATCTGTTGGTTACGGTGTTGGTGAAGGAGGGTTCACAGCACTTTATGCTATGCTACAATCTTGTGCTCCAGGTATTGCAGTCGTAAACATAGACAATGGATTTGGAGCAGCCATATTCGCATCAAAAATAATTAAATCAAGAAAAAGAAGTTAA
- a CDS encoding CcdC protein domain-containing protein: MIIYPDNSMFTSQSFIIVILFLVILQLRERRVKPLGLMIMPVVMFFISIFLVDEVLFTSLLNFILIVGGFILGTIIGYVVASFMKVKLDKDGNVVMKGSVLAVAVWVLVIILKFYGEQTLGSAHYIDFNVLTSIFIMMTLGAMISRRLIIYRRYREHKLMIKKAKE, from the coding sequence GTGATAATTTATCCAGATAACAGCATGTTCACGAGTCAGTCATTTATTATTGTCATACTCTTTCTAGTTATACTTCAACTTAGAGAAAGAAGGGTCAAACCATTGGGTTTAATGATCATGCCAGTGGTCATGTTTTTTATATCCATATTTTTAGTGGATGAAGTTCTATTCACTAGTTTATTGAATTTTATTTTGATAGTTGGCGGTTTCATTTTAGGAACAATAATAGGCTACGTAGTGGCCTCATTTATGAAGGTGAAGCTGGATAAAGACGGCAATGTCGTGATGAAGGGGTCTGTTCTAGCTGTTGCAGTGTGGGTTCTCGTGATAATTTTAAAATTTTATGGAGAACAAACCTTAGGATCCGCACATTACATCGACTTCAATGTTTTGACTTCAATTTTTATTATGATGACCTTAGGGGCCATGATCTCACGCAGACTCATAATTTATAGAAGGTACAGGGAACATAAGCTCATGATAAAAAAAGCAAAGGAATGA
- a CDS encoding DUF5518 domain-containing protein has product MIGLVNWTAAFVGFILAVILSNVFGYFMGFVGISIGLFIAGIVVGLMVGGGVLTGFGNGLVAGAFGAIVISIILLIGGTITAGLVGFGVAAAASIVWILTIFVTSGFVVGVGGAIGSLISGKN; this is encoded by the coding sequence GTGATTGGTTTGGTTAATTGGACTGCGGCATTTGTGGGATTCATACTCGCTGTTATCCTTTCAAATGTTTTCGGTTATTTCATGGGTTTTGTTGGAATAAGTATTGGATTGTTCATTGCAGGGATAGTTGTAGGACTCATGGTAGGAGGTGGAGTTCTCACTGGATTTGGTAATGGACTTGTTGCAGGAGCATTTGGTGCAATAGTGATCTCCATCATATTATTAATAGGTGGAACAATTACTGCTGGACTCGTAGGATTTGGTGTTGCAGCTGCAGCATCTATTGTATGGATCCTAACCATCTTCGTTACCAGTGGATTTGTGGTGGGAGTTGGTGGTGCAATAGGATCACTTATTAGTGGTAAAAACTAA
- a CDS encoding dihydroneopterin aldolase family protein, with protein MNAEEKYFNNITNRERAIFEGAITMGALFHQFVGTPVNIDSVESLEKAIEAAMSVQPCVFRVEVVIDRKKLEEISNEFDYVSLTGEMLDVKVTTVCSDKQALIRLKFVSELNYPLMYVEDVD; from the coding sequence GTGAATGCAGAAGAAAAGTACTTTAATAATATAACAAACAGAGAAAGAGCTATTTTTGAAGGGGCTATAACAATGGGGGCTTTGTTCCATCAGTTTGTTGGGACGCCTGTCAATATTGATTCTGTTGAATCACTTGAAAAAGCAATTGAAGCCGCCATGTCTGTTCAACCATGTGTTTTTAGGGTTGAAGTAGTAATAGATCGTAAAAAACTGGAAGAAATTTCTAATGAATTTGATTATGTTTCTTTAACTGGTGAAATGTTGGATGTGAAGGTAACTACGGTCTGCTCTGATAAACAAGCTTTAATCAGATTGAAGTTTGTATCAGAACTAAATTATCCCCTTATGTACGTTGAGGATGTTGATTAA
- a CDS encoding sortase, which translates to MKLSTLFVLIGIVIISLYCLIEVSYYSSSDNSSQNSTNTPYIEIPSINVDQAINNKSVDYGIYYDPQSAKPSFGTTALFGHRTFHGSPFLNLDKLKTGDNITVAWPGIGNVEYAVVNSTVVDDSYRLNIEQGNKLFLITCYPLGSDAQRLIIEANQVSIYPINNSQPHSTEPPYGIFIVVGFFVGGMILSFLYPIKDDQYIIFLVVVAITAFLVLAYLFPIPPDAIESQLSWFNNLLGV; encoded by the coding sequence ATGAAACTCTCAACTTTATTCGTTTTAATTGGAATAGTAATCATATCCCTCTACTGTTTGATTGAAGTGAGCTATTACTCATCGTCAGACAACAGTTCCCAAAACAGCACAAATACTCCGTACATAGAAATTCCATCTATAAATGTAGATCAAGCAATTAACAATAAATCAGTGGATTATGGAATTTATTACGATCCACAATCTGCTAAACCAAGTTTTGGAACCACTGCCCTTTTTGGACACAGGACCTTTCATGGATCACCATTTTTAAATCTTGACAAACTCAAGACTGGTGATAACATCACTGTGGCGTGGCCAGGAATAGGAAATGTTGAGTACGCTGTTGTTAATTCAACAGTAGTAGATGATTCATACAGATTAAACATTGAACAGGGAAATAAACTGTTTTTAATAACCTGTTATCCATTGGGATCCGATGCACAGCGGCTCATAATAGAAGCTAATCAGGTATCTATTTATCCAATTAACAATTCCCAACCCCACAGTACAGAGCCTCCATATGGAATATTTATTGTGGTTGGCTTCTTTGTTGGTGGCATGATCTTGAGTTTTTTGTATCCTATAAAGGATGATCAGTACATTATATTTTTAGTAGTTGTAGCCATCACAGCATTTCTGGTTCTGGCGTACTTGTTTCCCATTCCTCCAGATGCAATTGAATCTCAACTATCATGGTTTAATAATTTGTTAGGTGTTTAA